The following are encoded in a window of Castanea sativa cultivar Marrone di Chiusa Pesio chromosome 9, ASM4071231v1 genomic DNA:
- the LOC142609193 gene encoding F-box/kelch-repeat protein At3g23880-like: protein MSQSHRMRKPTLSSERVPDEVVFDILTHLPVKSIIRFRCVSKSWNSTITTPIFMTTHLNHNRAKSSLPNNDYLLYTSRAMHPSTHQQLCVVVRNSDHTLTELSRCRSPFCGSNVIGFCNGIYCFFENNNYTISLWNPSIKKLKILTPVRIPRYDGMVTHGLVYNSLNNDFKILRIVFDGEVSGYKVPLPLEAGVYTWSTDSWRYIDIYMESLSGSGLNASIVDIQEKPFIFVNGALHSMIHTRGHNFILCFDVNDETFQAIMLPENYLDGLSPDFDQFEQLVVFKGSLALVAFGRDLYEEHDLCFIWVMMEYGVFDSWTKRTVAVDLVERFFGCTRRGELLIETLDTGLVSFDPDSLDQKNLEIQRSPIWLGYSTDFMESLVLLDGVNLSSESLVLLDGVNVSSDVSSEYED, encoded by the coding sequence ATGTCTCAGTCTCATCGCATGAGAAAGCCGACATTGTCGTCCGAGCGTGTCCCTGACGAAGTAGTATTCGACATCCTAACTCATCTGCCAGTGAAATCTATCATCCGATTCAGGTGCGTTTCCAAATCTTGGAACTCGACTATCACCACCCCCATTTTCATGACCACACACCTTAACCATAACCGAGCAAAATCATCATTACCCAATAATGATTATCTTCTATATACCTCACGAGCCATGCATCCTTCGACTCACCAACAATTATGTGTAGTTGTTCGCAATAGCGACCACACTTTAACTGAGTTATCAAGGTGTAGATCACCCTTTTGTGGTTCCAATGTGATTGGTTTTTGTAATGGCATATACTGCTTCTTTGAGAATAATAATTATACAATATCTTTATGGAATCCAAGTATTAAAAAGCTTAAGATTCTCACTCCTGTTCGCATACCTAGGTATGATGGTATGGTCACTCATGGACTAGTGTATAATTCTCTAAATAATGACTTCAAGATTCTCAGAATTGTGTTTGATGGAGAGGTTTCTGGATATAAAGTGCCGCTACCACTTGAGGCTGGGGTGTACACTTGGAGTACTGATTCATGGAgatatattgatatatatatggaGTCATTGAGTGGGTCTGGACTCAATGCTTCTATTGTTGATATACAAGAGAAACCCTTTATATTTGTCAATGGAGCTCTGCACTCTATGATACATACTAGGGGCCACAATTTCATATTGTGCTTTGATGTCAATGATGAGACATTCCAAGCGATAATGCTGCCTGAAAATTACTTAGATGGGTTATCTCCAGATTTTGATCAATTTGAACAACTTGTGGTTTTCAAGGGATCGTTGGCTTTAGTTGCTTTTGGTAGAGATTTATATGAAGAGCATGATTTATGTTTCATATGGGTGATGATGGAATATGGTGTGTTTGATTCTTGGACTAAAAGAACTGTTGCAGTAGATTTGGTTGAGAGGTTCTTTGGCTGCACCAGAAGGGGTGAACTTCTAATTGAAACACTTGACACCGGGCTTGTTTCATTTGACCCTGATAGTCTAGATcagaaaaatcttgaaattcaGCGTTCTCCCATTTGGTTAGGTTACTCTACTGATTTTATGGAGAGCTTGGTTTTGCTTGATGGTGTAAACCTCTCATCTGAGAGCTTGGTTTTACTTGATGGGGTAAATGTCTCATCTGATGTCTCATCTGAATACGAAGATTAG